Proteins co-encoded in one Verrucomicrobiia bacterium genomic window:
- a CDS encoding Gldg family protein, with product MKNKKLETMLFSVAGVAAMFVILVALNYIAGLGKQRIDLTKEKLYTLSQGSKEILGKIDGQVEIRFYCTRGEKEMPMVLKAYAQRVEDLLAEYQQVAGKKLIVKKLDPKPDSDAEDSAVLDGVEGQMLQTGDKVFLGLAIEFVGQKVALPFLMPDRERLLEYDLSRAIAGVLTEEKPTVGIMTSLPIFGIPMNPMMAQMGQRGQDPWVLISELKQDFNVQQVEPSVEQIDEKKFKVLVVLHPKNLPDKTQYEIDQYVLRGGKLIVLVDPNAVMDSQGGSNPMMGSMPGNSSLDKLFAAWGITMESGKVIADMNYPTQLGGRGGQPQTNPAVLSLLEEALNKDDVITSSVDNLLVPFAGAIGGTPAMGLQQTVLVKSSSNSQMVEGFIAQMSGENIVKEFKSGGKELPLAVRLTGKFKTAFPDGKPKDAPAEAGPDAEKKAESKSAESLKEGKSDNAVIIVADVDWLYDQFCVQVQNFFGQRIVTPVSGNLGFFQNMVEQFAGDSSLIHVRSRASQSRPFTVMTKMEADANERFQSKIKELEGSLAETQKRLSELQQQKEKGQRLIMSPEQQQEIKEFRKKESEVNKQLKEERKKLRKDIDALQFKLKLGNIAGMPALVALFGIGLFLIKRKRTAAR from the coding sequence ATGAAAAATAAGAAGCTCGAAACAATGCTTTTCTCGGTGGCCGGTGTGGCGGCGATGTTCGTCATCCTGGTGGCGCTGAATTACATCGCGGGATTGGGCAAGCAACGCATCGACCTGACGAAGGAGAAACTTTATACGCTGTCCCAAGGCAGCAAAGAAATCCTCGGCAAGATCGATGGGCAGGTGGAGATCCGTTTTTACTGCACGCGCGGCGAGAAGGAGATGCCGATGGTGCTGAAGGCCTACGCACAACGGGTGGAGGATCTGCTGGCAGAATATCAACAGGTGGCGGGCAAGAAACTTATCGTCAAAAAATTGGATCCGAAGCCGGATTCGGATGCGGAAGATTCAGCCGTACTGGATGGGGTGGAAGGCCAGATGCTCCAGACGGGCGACAAGGTGTTCCTCGGATTGGCGATCGAGTTCGTGGGACAGAAGGTGGCGTTGCCGTTCCTGATGCCGGATCGGGAAAGGCTTTTGGAGTATGATCTGTCACGAGCGATCGCCGGAGTGTTGACGGAAGAGAAGCCGACTGTTGGCATCATGACGAGCCTGCCGATATTCGGCATACCGATGAATCCGATGATGGCGCAGATGGGACAGCGCGGGCAGGATCCGTGGGTGCTGATCAGTGAGTTGAAGCAGGACTTCAACGTGCAACAGGTGGAGCCATCGGTAGAGCAGATCGATGAGAAGAAATTCAAGGTGCTGGTGGTGCTGCACCCGAAGAATCTGCCGGACAAGACGCAATATGAGATCGACCAATATGTTTTGCGCGGTGGCAAGTTGATCGTGCTGGTGGACCCGAATGCGGTGATGGACAGCCAAGGCGGCAGCAATCCGATGATGGGCAGCATGCCGGGGAATTCCTCGCTGGATAAGCTTTTCGCGGCATGGGGCATCACGATGGAGTCCGGCAAAGTGATTGCGGATATGAATTACCCGACGCAACTGGGCGGGCGGGGTGGTCAGCCGCAGACAAATCCGGCAGTGTTATCGCTATTGGAGGAAGCCTTGAACAAGGATGATGTGATCACGAGCTCGGTGGATAACTTGCTGGTGCCGTTCGCTGGCGCGATCGGTGGTACGCCAGCAATGGGTCTGCAACAGACTGTGTTGGTGAAGAGTTCCTCTAATTCGCAGATGGTGGAAGGATTCATCGCGCAGATGTCTGGTGAGAATATCGTGAAGGAGTTCAAATCGGGCGGAAAAGAATTGCCGTTGGCGGTGCGATTGACGGGCAAGTTCAAGACGGCATTCCCGGATGGCAAACCGAAGGATGCGCCAGCAGAAGCCGGCCCTGATGCTGAGAAGAAAGCTGAGAGCAAGTCTGCGGAATCGCTGAAGGAAGGAAAATCGGACAATGCAGTGATCATCGTGGCGGATGTGGATTGGCTATATGATCAATTCTGCGTGCAGGTGCAGAACTTTTTCGGGCAACGCATCGTGACACCGGTGAGCGGGAACTTGGGTTTCTTCCAGAACATGGTGGAGCAATTCGCTGGGGACAGCAGCCTGATCCATGTGCGGAGTCGCGCGAGCCAGAGCCGGCCATTCACGGTGATGACCAAGATGGAAGCGGATGCGAACGAGCGTTTCCAGAGCAAGATCAAGGAGCTGGAAGGCAGCCTGGCGGAAACGCAGAAACGCCTGAGCGAATTGCAGCAGCAGAAGGAGAAAGGTCAGCGTCTGATCATGTCTCCTGAGCAGCAGCAGGAGATCAAAGAATTCCGCAAAAAGGAATCCGAAGTGAACAAGCAACTCAAGGAAGAGCGGAAGAAGTTGCGGAAGGATATCGATGCGCTGCAATTCAAATTGAAGCTCGGAAATATCGCGGGGATGCCTGCGCTGGTGGCGCTGTTCGGCATCGGATTGTTCTTAATCAAACGGAAACGTACGGCAGCAAGATGA
- a CDS encoding ABC transporter permease, with product MNSAWRHIWTITKRELSAYFSSPVAYVFIVIFLLLTGFFTFMIGGFFERREAVLSSFFMWLPWFFLILVPAVAMGLWAEERRLGTIELLLTMPITAWQAIVGKFLASWAFLGLALGLTFPVVWTVNYLGSPDNGVIFCGYLGGLLMAGAYLAVGCMTSAITRNQVVSFILSVVICLFMILAGWPPVTNFFIGVGAPNWLVETVAAFSVMPHFESLQRGVIDSRDVLFFFSVIGFSLFTTGVIIRSQRAG from the coding sequence ATGAATTCGGCCTGGCGACATATCTGGACAATCACTAAGCGGGAGTTGAGTGCGTATTTCAGCTCGCCGGTGGCATATGTGTTCATCGTGATCTTCCTTCTGCTGACAGGATTTTTCACGTTCATGATCGGCGGATTCTTTGAACGGCGGGAGGCGGTGCTGAGTTCGTTCTTCATGTGGTTGCCATGGTTCTTCCTGATCTTGGTACCAGCGGTGGCGATGGGATTGTGGGCGGAGGAGCGGCGATTAGGCACAATTGAGCTTTTGCTGACGATGCCGATCACGGCATGGCAGGCGATCGTGGGGAAATTCCTCGCATCGTGGGCCTTTCTGGGATTGGCGCTGGGGCTGACATTCCCGGTGGTGTGGACGGTGAATTATCTCGGATCACCGGATAATGGAGTAATCTTCTGCGGTTATCTGGGGGGATTGCTGATGGCGGGAGCTTATCTGGCGGTGGGGTGCATGACATCGGCGATCACGCGGAATCAGGTGGTGAGTTTCATCCTGTCGGTGGTGATCTGTCTGTTCATGATTTTGGCGGGATGGCCGCCGGTAACGAATTTCTTCATCGGCGTGGGTGCGCCGAACTGGTTGGTGGAGACGGTCGCGGCCTTCAGTGTGATGCCGCATTTCGAAAGCCTGCAACGGGGCGTGATCGATTCACGGGATGTGCTGTTCTTCTTCTCGGTGATCGGGTTCTCGCTGTTCACCACAGGCGTGATCATCCGGAGTCAACGAGCGGGCTAA
- a CDS encoding ATP-binding cassette domain-containing protein: protein MIRVEDLVKNFGPKRAVNGISFTVERGEVLGFLGPNGAGKSTTMRMVTGFVPPSGGKVTVGGFDMVENPIPAKKLIGYLPENAPAYTDMTVYGFLNFAAEIRGFNGDARKKAVHRVVEMCFLENVLHQSIETLSKGYLHRTCFAQSIIHDPDVLILDEPTDGLDPNQKHEVRNLIRRMGEKKAIIFSTHILEEVEAVCSRAVIIDRGQIVANGTPAELKAKSEVAGSVRLRVQGAASGVVTQKLSGLPIARKTVLLREDGPVVEVRVQAKDGGANGALARSVAELVVKENWKMEELHTEEGRLDEVFRSITLPDTVKGGAK, encoded by the coding sequence ATGATACGCGTCGAAGATTTAGTGAAGAATTTTGGGCCGAAGCGGGCGGTGAACGGAATCTCGTTCACGGTGGAGCGCGGCGAGGTGTTGGGCTTCTTGGGGCCAAACGGGGCGGGGAAGTCCACGACGATGCGGATGGTGACGGGCTTCGTGCCGCCGAGCGGGGGGAAGGTGACGGTGGGCGGCTTTGACATGGTGGAGAATCCCATTCCGGCGAAGAAATTGATCGGGTATCTGCCGGAGAATGCGCCGGCCTATACGGACATGACGGTGTATGGGTTCCTGAATTTTGCGGCGGAGATACGGGGGTTCAACGGGGACGCGCGGAAGAAGGCGGTGCATCGGGTGGTGGAGATGTGTTTCCTGGAGAATGTGCTGCATCAAAGCATTGAGACGCTGTCCAAGGGTTACTTGCATCGCACGTGTTTCGCGCAGTCGATCATCCATGATCCGGACGTTTTGATTTTGGATGAACCCACGGATGGCTTGGATCCGAATCAGAAGCATGAGGTGCGGAATCTGATCCGGCGCATGGGTGAGAAGAAGGCGATCATTTTCTCGACGCACATCCTTGAGGAAGTGGAGGCGGTTTGCTCGCGGGCGGTGATCATTGATCGCGGGCAGATCGTGGCGAATGGAACTCCAGCGGAACTTAAGGCGAAATCGGAGGTGGCGGGTTCGGTAAGGTTGCGCGTGCAGGGAGCTGCTTCCGGTGTGGTGACGCAGAAGCTTTCGGGATTGCCGATTGCGCGGAAGACGGTGCTCTTGCGTGAGGATGGTCCGGTGGTGGAAGTGCGCGTGCAGGCGAAGGATGGAGGCGCGAATGGTGCGCTGGCACGGAGTGTGGCTGAGCTGGTGGTGAAGGAGAATTGGAAGATGGAAGAATTGCATACGGAGGAAGGACGATTGGATGAGGTGTTCCGCAGTATCACGCTGCCGGATACGGTGAAAGGCGGTGCGAAATGA
- a CDS encoding GNAT family N-acetyltransferase: MHHPADHLLPRPFPNGTLRRLRHSDLRAFQAYRNTPGLNRYQGWSPMSETDALVFLTEMETTAFFQPGQWIQLGIADPHTDALLGDIGLHLSSNSQTGEVGFTLAPSAQGRGIATNAVREAIQLFFTATPASQILGITDARNTPSIRLLNRLNFKHTETRPAIFRDEQCTEQVFILSRCDSQKLS; this comes from the coding sequence ATGCACCACCCCGCTGACCACCTCCTCCCCCGCCCATTCCCCAACGGCACCCTCCGCCGCCTGCGTCATTCCGACCTCCGCGCATTTCAGGCTTACCGCAACACCCCCGGGCTCAATCGCTATCAAGGCTGGTCTCCCATGAGCGAGACTGATGCGTTGGTCTTTCTGACCGAGATGGAAACCACCGCCTTCTTCCAACCCGGCCAATGGATTCAGCTAGGTATTGCCGATCCTCACACAGATGCCCTCCTCGGCGACATCGGCCTCCACCTCTCCAGCAACAGCCAGACCGGCGAAGTCGGCTTCACCCTTGCCCCCTCAGCCCAAGGCCGCGGCATCGCCACCAACGCCGTGCGCGAAGCCATCCAACTCTTTTTCACCGCCACTCCGGCCTCACAAATCCTCGGCATCACCGACGCCCGCAACACCCCCAGCATCCGCCTCCTCAATCGCCTGAACTTCAAACACACCGAAACCCGCCCAGCAATATTTCGCGATGAACAATGCACCGAACAGGTCTTTATACTATCAAGATGCGACAGCCAGAAGCTGTCATGA
- a CDS encoding tetratricopeptide repeat protein, with protein sequence MKTSNIEWGKRETSNVQRSTFNVQREGARTSTIWWLLLLGCLLGAPFTGLAGEAEGKFDAANKFYEQGKYAEAIAAYREMVKAGEASAAVYFNLGNAYYKAGRVGEAVASYRLAQRITPRDADLKANLRFVQESAGVRSGRPVSIWQAWCQQTSLREWAWITGGAVWVLAILGIIRMMKPAWRTGLKPAFVIALFTVVLGGVAGATAWQGTYGQKAAVVKVKEAVVRFGPLEDSQSAFTLPDGAEVVVTDQKDAWWQVRDGQGRTGWVKGEAVVRLEEL encoded by the coding sequence GTGAAAACATCGAACATCGAATGGGGGAAGAGAGAAACTTCCAACGTTCAACGCTCAACGTTCAACGTCCAGAGGGAGGGAGCGAGGACGAGCACGATTTGGTGGCTGCTATTGCTCGGCTGCTTGTTGGGGGCGCCGTTTACGGGTTTGGCGGGAGAGGCTGAGGGGAAATTTGATGCGGCGAATAAGTTTTATGAGCAGGGGAAATACGCGGAGGCGATCGCGGCGTATCGGGAGATGGTGAAGGCGGGGGAGGCTTCGGCGGCGGTTTATTTCAATCTGGGGAATGCGTATTACAAGGCGGGGCGTGTGGGTGAGGCGGTGGCGAGTTATCGGCTGGCACAGCGGATCACGCCGCGTGATGCGGACTTGAAGGCGAATCTGCGGTTTGTGCAGGAGTCGGCGGGGGTGAGATCGGGCAGGCCGGTGTCGATCTGGCAGGCGTGGTGTCAGCAGACGAGTTTGCGGGAGTGGGCTTGGATCACGGGCGGAGCGGTGTGGGTGTTGGCGATATTGGGAATCATACGGATGATGAAACCGGCTTGGCGGACGGGGTTGAAGCCGGCGTTTGTGATCGCGTTATTCACTGTCGTGCTAGGGGGGGTGGCGGGGGCGACGGCTTGGCAGGGAACGTATGGGCAGAAGGCGGCGGTGGTGAAGGTGAAGGAGGCGGTGGTGCGCTTCGGACCGTTGGAGGATTCGCAGAGCGCGTTCACATTGCCGGATGGGGCGGAGGTGGTCGTCACGGATCAGAAGGACGCGTGGTGGCAGGTGCGGGATGGTCAGGGGCGGACGGGTTGGGTGAAGGGGGAGGCGGTGGTGAGGTTGGAGGAGTTATAA
- a CDS encoding BatD family protein yields MKVGLLTAILIMPWLLMAQVQVSLDRSSIAMGETATLTVSIDGTDLNSYPEIPPVDGLGFAQTTASQSMNIINGVRSVKINIGYTVRASREGDFLIGPVKVKSGGKVHQSQPVKFKVTAARKPTAEEMNKAAFMQLNVPKPEVFAGEVFPLEVRLYFQTARGEIPQVKADGFSLSSPPQHTQGRVRLPNGTYQQHVFRYVAKALKTGDVPLGPAESDLEIQIPVQEPDPVFGRLIQSYRSQPVKVKSEVMNLKVWPLPEEGKPASFNGAIGQFSFRAVATKNDVAVGDPIILQAEITGTGAWDAVQLPKMDDWRDFKIYPPNSEFKAQDDLGIQGVKRFEIVVVPENADVKEIPAISFAYFDTEVKKYQTVVVPAVPLKVRASSGAPVQPTVASGNMIAKTEEQAVVKDILHIKPHFGTLANVSNPVVVKPVFWVMSLLPLLAWAWLVFWRRQTERAGRDPRALRAKAVAQGEAAGLAQLGELASAGKSKEFFDLLTKLLQERLGERLDMPASAITESVVDERLGKVDAGLRSELHELFQACNQARYAPVSDVAKLDALVEKGRRVFGELREVKA; encoded by the coding sequence GTGAAGGTTGGCCTGCTGACGGCGATTCTAATTATGCCGTGGTTGCTGATGGCGCAGGTGCAGGTGTCGCTGGACCGGTCGAGCATAGCGATGGGGGAGACGGCGACGTTGACGGTTTCCATCGATGGGACGGATCTGAATTCTTATCCGGAGATTCCGCCAGTGGACGGACTGGGATTTGCACAGACGACGGCCAGCCAGAGCATGAATATCATCAATGGTGTGAGGTCTGTGAAGATCAACATCGGTTACACGGTGAGAGCGAGCCGGGAAGGTGATTTCCTGATCGGGCCGGTGAAGGTGAAATCGGGGGGCAAGGTGCATCAATCACAGCCGGTGAAGTTCAAAGTGACGGCGGCACGGAAGCCGACGGCGGAAGAGATGAACAAGGCGGCGTTCATGCAATTGAATGTTCCCAAGCCGGAGGTGTTTGCGGGCGAGGTTTTTCCTCTCGAGGTCCGGCTTTATTTCCAGACGGCGCGGGGGGAGATCCCGCAGGTCAAAGCGGATGGGTTCTCTTTGAGTTCACCGCCGCAGCATACGCAGGGGCGGGTACGTCTTCCCAATGGAACATATCAGCAGCATGTCTTCCGTTATGTGGCAAAGGCGTTGAAAACGGGGGATGTCCCATTGGGACCGGCGGAATCGGATCTGGAGATACAGATCCCGGTGCAAGAGCCTGATCCGGTATTTGGGCGGTTGATACAGAGTTATCGTTCCCAGCCGGTGAAGGTGAAGAGCGAAGTGATGAACCTGAAGGTGTGGCCGCTGCCGGAGGAGGGAAAACCTGCGAGTTTCAACGGAGCAATCGGCCAGTTCAGTTTTCGCGCGGTGGCGACGAAGAATGATGTGGCGGTGGGCGACCCGATCATTTTGCAGGCGGAGATCACGGGCACGGGTGCGTGGGATGCGGTGCAGTTGCCGAAGATGGATGATTGGCGTGATTTCAAAATTTATCCACCGAACAGCGAATTCAAGGCGCAGGATGATCTGGGCATCCAAGGGGTGAAACGATTTGAGATCGTGGTGGTGCCTGAGAATGCGGATGTGAAGGAGATACCGGCGATCTCGTTCGCATATTTTGACACGGAGGTGAAGAAGTATCAGACGGTGGTGGTGCCTGCGGTGCCGTTGAAGGTGCGGGCGAGCAGTGGAGCGCCAGTGCAGCCGACGGTGGCTTCTGGCAATATGATTGCGAAAACGGAAGAGCAGGCGGTGGTGAAGGACATCCTGCATATCAAACCGCACTTCGGGACGTTGGCGAATGTTTCAAATCCGGTGGTGGTGAAGCCGGTCTTTTGGGTGATGAGTCTGTTGCCGCTGCTGGCTTGGGCGTGGCTGGTGTTCTGGAGGAGACAAACGGAACGGGCGGGACGTGATCCACGGGCTCTCCGGGCGAAGGCGGTGGCGCAGGGTGAGGCGGCGGGACTGGCGCAGCTGGGTGAATTGGCATCGGCGGGGAAGAGCAAAGAGTTTTTTGATCTGCTGACGAAGCTGTTGCAGGAGCGATTGGGTGAGCGGCTGGATATGCCTGCCTCGGCGATAACGGAGTCAGTGGTGGATGAGCGGTTGGGCAAAGTGGATGCGGGTTTGCGCAGCGAGTTGCATGAGTTGTTCCAGGCGTGCAATCAGGCGCGGTATGCTCCGGTATCGGATGTGGCGAAGCTGGATGCGCTGGTGGAGAAGGGGCGGAGGGTTTTTGGGGAGTTGAGGGAGGTGAAAGCGTGA
- a CDS encoding VWA domain-containing protein — protein sequence MDGTENIQFQTPVLIWVALGAVPCLIVFFMRVWRRKQAAMALFVPSRLFDTLLSGYSARREKVRYVLLGTAVFFGLLTLSQPRWGFTWEEVRQRGLDVVVAVDTSRSMLAPDVPPTRIERARLACIDLMRVAKTDRLGLVAFAGSAFLQCPLTFDDEAFRMSLAAVDTGVIPQGGSSMAEAVRTAMDAFKKDEDNHKVLILMTDGEDHEEGAIEAAKEAAKAGFKIYTIGVGTPNGELLSYRDERGRQEYVRDEEGNIVRSKLNENLLREIATAGNGFYLPLTGAKTMETLYEQGLAALPKSESSSRFVQRFQERYQWPLGIVIVLLIAEWLLQGVAVKNEAAGAVLVKSSKSGPRVAVLAALMFCLMTPVVSASPAGAKRSFEAGEYKAALEEYQRLLKERPNDARLHYNAGNAAYRADDLDTAVNRFNEALRTPDLNLQRDAYYNRGNVRYRQGEKSGGAEDKQQMWESAINDYERALKLNPEDADAKFNRDLVRRKLEELKKQQEQQKEQNPDDKNQDQKENRDEKQKQDQKQKQDNKQENQQNKDEQKKQDKQSQKNEEEKQQGGEKQDQAKNEDKQNTGDESKKQDKQQADQDQKKQGDDKKDGKQPEPDENGQPRMAQGNGEMTKEQAMQLLDDLKSQERALIFQPPPKDGKAKPKIFKDW from the coding sequence ATGGACGGAACGGAAAACATACAGTTTCAGACACCGGTGCTGATATGGGTGGCGCTGGGAGCAGTGCCGTGCCTGATCGTGTTCTTCATGAGGGTGTGGCGGCGGAAGCAGGCGGCCATGGCACTGTTTGTACCGTCACGGCTTTTCGATACTTTGCTGAGCGGCTATTCGGCGCGGAGGGAGAAGGTGCGGTATGTCTTGCTGGGCACTGCGGTGTTCTTCGGGTTGCTGACGTTGTCTCAGCCGCGCTGGGGCTTTACTTGGGAAGAGGTGCGGCAGCGCGGACTGGATGTGGTGGTGGCGGTGGATACGAGCCGCAGCATGCTGGCACCGGATGTGCCGCCCACGCGCATCGAGCGGGCGCGGCTGGCATGCATCGACCTGATGCGGGTGGCGAAGACGGACCGGCTGGGGCTGGTGGCTTTTGCGGGGAGTGCGTTCCTGCAGTGTCCGTTGACGTTTGATGATGAGGCGTTCCGGATGAGTCTGGCGGCGGTCGATACGGGGGTGATCCCTCAGGGCGGCAGTTCCATGGCGGAAGCAGTGCGGACGGCGATGGATGCGTTCAAGAAGGATGAGGACAATCACAAGGTGCTCATCCTGATGACCGATGGTGAAGATCATGAGGAGGGGGCGATCGAGGCGGCGAAGGAAGCTGCGAAAGCGGGTTTCAAGATTTATACGATCGGGGTGGGCACGCCGAATGGAGAGCTGTTGAGCTATCGCGATGAACGGGGACGGCAGGAATATGTAAGGGATGAGGAGGGGAACATCGTGCGCTCGAAGTTGAATGAGAATCTGCTGCGCGAAATCGCCACGGCGGGCAATGGCTTTTACCTGCCGCTGACGGGGGCGAAGACGATGGAGACTTTATATGAGCAGGGTTTGGCGGCGTTGCCGAAATCGGAGTCCAGCTCCAGGTTTGTGCAGCGTTTTCAGGAGCGGTATCAGTGGCCGTTGGGGATCGTCATCGTGTTGTTGATCGCGGAGTGGCTGTTGCAGGGAGTGGCGGTGAAGAATGAAGCTGCCGGAGCGGTTCTAGTAAAAAGCAGCAAGTCAGGGCCGCGAGTGGCGGTCCTGGCGGCTTTGATGTTTTGCCTGATGACGCCTGTGGTTTCAGCATCACCGGCAGGAGCAAAGAGGTCATTTGAAGCAGGGGAATACAAGGCGGCGCTGGAGGAGTATCAACGGTTGCTGAAGGAGAGGCCGAACGATGCGAGGTTGCATTATAATGCGGGCAATGCGGCGTATCGGGCGGATGATCTGGACACGGCGGTAAACCGGTTCAATGAGGCTTTGCGGACGCCGGATCTGAATCTGCAACGGGATGCTTACTACAATCGCGGCAACGTGCGCTACCGGCAGGGTGAGAAGAGCGGGGGAGCGGAGGACAAACAGCAGATGTGGGAATCGGCGATCAACGATTATGAGCGGGCGTTGAAATTGAACCCGGAGGATGCGGATGCAAAGTTCAACCGTGATCTGGTAAGGCGGAAGCTGGAGGAATTGAAGAAACAGCAGGAGCAACAGAAAGAGCAAAACCCTGATGACAAGAATCAGGACCAGAAGGAGAACCGGGACGAGAAGCAAAAGCAGGATCAAAAACAGAAACAGGACAACAAGCAGGAGAACCAGCAAAACAAAGACGAGCAGAAGAAGCAGGATAAACAGAGCCAGAAGAACGAAGAAGAGAAACAGCAGGGCGGCGAGAAACAGGATCAGGCCAAGAATGAGGACAAGCAGAATACCGGGGATGAGTCCAAAAAGCAGGATAAACAGCAGGCCGATCAGGATCAGAAGAAACAGGGGGATGACAAGAAGGATGGCAAACAGCCGGAACCGGACGAGAACGGCCAGCCCAGGATGGCGCAAGGCAATGGAGAAATGACGAAGGAGCAGGCGATGCAGTTGCTGGACGACTTGAAGAGCCAGGAACGGGCGTTGATATTCCAGCCACCGCCGAAGGATGGCAAGGCAAAGCCCAAGATTTTCAAGGATTGGTGA
- a CDS encoding VWA domain-containing protein encodes MKFAHPWFLLLLLVLPFVAWWRMKRSGRAAFVFSSLGVLGEVHAARRDWGRIVLGALRWLSLIVLIVALARPQFMEGESRISASGVDIVVAFDLSQSMAAEDEGFLYQGEQVNRLFISRQVLQEFIQKRTNDRIGLVAFSGQPYIAAPLSLDHDFLLMTLERLSLETIKEGGTAIGSAITTSLNRLRDLQSKSKIVIVITDGQSNAGKISPLTAAEAAKTMGVKVYTIGIGTRGRAREPYTDVFGRKGYRPVQVDIDEETLTKIADMTGGKYFRGDRPETLRKIYDEIDRLEKTEIEVKQYQHVTELFPWFLWPGLALVLLEVLLGHTIWRRLP; translated from the coding sequence GTGAAGTTTGCGCATCCATGGTTTCTCCTGTTGCTGCTGGTGTTGCCATTCGTCGCTTGGTGGCGGATGAAGCGGTCCGGGCGGGCAGCGTTCGTCTTTTCATCGCTGGGGGTATTGGGTGAAGTGCATGCAGCGCGGCGGGATTGGGGCAGGATTGTGCTGGGCGCGTTGCGGTGGTTGAGTTTGATCGTGCTCATCGTGGCGCTGGCACGGCCGCAGTTCATGGAGGGAGAGTCGCGCATCTCGGCGAGCGGGGTGGACATCGTGGTGGCGTTCGATCTTTCACAAAGCATGGCGGCGGAGGATGAGGGGTTTCTCTACCAGGGTGAACAGGTGAACCGTTTGTTCATCTCGCGGCAGGTGTTGCAGGAGTTCATCCAGAAACGCACTAATGACCGGATCGGGCTGGTGGCTTTTTCGGGGCAGCCTTATATCGCTGCGCCGTTGTCTCTGGATCACGACTTTCTATTGATGACACTGGAGCGGCTTTCGTTGGAAACCATCAAAGAAGGTGGAACGGCGATCGGTTCGGCCATTACCACGTCGCTCAACCGGTTGCGGGATTTGCAGTCCAAGAGCAAGATAGTGATCGTGATCACGGACGGACAGAGCAATGCGGGAAAGATCTCGCCATTGACGGCGGCAGAGGCAGCCAAGACGATGGGTGTGAAAGTGTATACGATCGGTATCGGTACGCGGGGCAGAGCCCGTGAACCGTATACGGATGTTTTCGGGCGGAAAGGTTACCGGCCGGTGCAGGTGGACATCGATGAGGAGACTTTGACGAAGATCGCGGACATGACCGGCGGCAAATACTTCCGCGGAGACAGACCGGAAACTTTGCGCAAGATCTACGATGAGATCGACCGGCTCGAGAAGACGGAGATCGAGGTGAAGCAGTATCAGCATGTGACGGAACTTTTTCCGTGGTTCTTGTGGCCCGGACTGGCGCTGGTCTTGCTGGAAGTGTTGCTGGGGCACACGATCTGGCGGAGATTGCCTTAA
- a CDS encoding DUF58 domain-containing protein, producing MIPREILKKVRQIELRTSRLVSESLSGHYHSVFKGQGMNFDEVREYQPGDEVRSIDWNVTARMNHPFVKKFVEERELTVILLVDVSASGWFGSGAQSKRELAAEIASVLAFSAIRNQDKVGVLLYSDVVEKYIPPRKGRRHVLRVIREVLCFEPQSHGTDLRNAIDFLNRVISRHAIVVMVSDFLEQNRTRISKPRAEKKLSAVATAAIRQANRRHDVVAVQITDKHELELPKVGRLTLRDAESGEVLEVNTNDEGFRSRYRERQESELSELSRYFRSLGVDTIRLRTDEAYGAALASFFETREKRRRHG from the coding sequence ATGATTCCCCGCGAGATATTGAAGAAAGTGCGGCAGATCGAGTTGCGCACCAGCAGACTGGTGAGTGAGTCGCTCTCCGGGCACTATCACAGTGTCTTCAAGGGGCAGGGGATGAACTTCGATGAGGTGCGCGAGTATCAGCCGGGCGATGAGGTGCGCTCCATCGACTGGAATGTGACGGCGCGGATGAATCATCCCTTCGTGAAGAAATTCGTGGAGGAGCGTGAGCTGACTGTGATTTTGCTGGTGGATGTCAGTGCGTCTGGTTGGTTTGGCTCGGGTGCACAATCGAAACGTGAGCTGGCGGCGGAGATCGCATCCGTGCTGGCGTTCTCGGCGATTCGCAATCAGGACAAGGTGGGAGTGCTGCTCTACAGTGATGTGGTGGAGAAATATATTCCTCCGCGCAAGGGACGCCGCCATGTGTTGCGCGTGATCCGTGAAGTGCTTTGCTTCGAGCCGCAATCGCATGGGACGGATTTGCGCAATGCGATCGACTTCTTGAACCGTGTCATCAGCCGTCATGCCATCGTGGTGATGGTGTCGGATTTTCTGGAGCAGAACCGGACGCGCATCAGCAAACCGCGGGCGGAGAAGAAACTTTCAGCGGTCGCCACGGCGGCGATACGGCAGGCAAATCGCAGACATGATGTGGTGGCGGTGCAGATCACAGACAAGCATGAGCTGGAATTGCCGAAGGTGGGCAGACTGACTTTGCGTGATGCGGAGTCGGGTGAGGTGCTGGAGGTGAACACAAATGACGAGGGCTTTCGCAGCCGTTATCGCGAACGGCAGGAGAGCGAGCTTTCGGAATTGAGCCGGTATTTCCGTTCGCTGGGTGTGGATACCATACGCTTGCGCACGGATGAGGCGTATGGGGCGGCCTTGGCCAGCTTTTTTGAAACCCGCGAGAAACGGCGTCGTCACGGATGA